A single genomic interval of Flavobacteriales bacterium harbors:
- a CDS encoding T9SS type A sorting domain-containing protein encodes MRRHPVFPLLFGLLPALLTAQSTVHPGTTLHVLGGATVRLPDGLTLTVPSGAAVVNDGLIDLAPTAAIAEASGSPLTGLGVEHINVWVTSPPAALEPGGLGFRITSTNALDSLSIERGHTILSDTSGSSGIARWYRVRPQVNNGLAAEIGFRYDLTELQGIAEADLMLYTAQQGDSIWLGIPSAVDLPLSTVFATWLDSLGTYTLFDGSLGTTTSEEAVPAELSAGPNPTTDVLEVRDTARGFRSLAVLDAMGRTVLHQDLTGHRTHHRLPVSDLAPGTYLLRTDDGRSLRFTRP; translated from the coding sequence ATGCGGCGCCACCCGGTCTTCCCGCTTCTCTTCGGACTTCTCCCGGCGCTGCTCACCGCGCAATCCACCGTCCATCCTGGCACCACCCTGCATGTGCTGGGAGGCGCCACGGTCCGGCTTCCTGACGGGCTCACGTTGACCGTTCCATCCGGCGCGGCCGTGGTCAACGACGGCCTGATCGACCTGGCACCCACGGCTGCCATCGCTGAGGCGTCTGGATCACCCCTCACCGGGCTTGGCGTCGAACACATCAACGTGTGGGTGACGTCCCCTCCCGCGGCGCTCGAGCCCGGTGGCCTCGGCTTTCGCATCACATCGACCAACGCGCTGGACAGCCTGAGCATTGAACGCGGGCACACCATCCTCAGCGACACCAGCGGGTCCTCCGGCATCGCGCGATGGTATCGTGTCCGGCCACAGGTGAACAATGGGCTTGCCGCCGAGATCGGATTCCGCTACGACCTCACCGAACTCCAGGGCATCGCCGAGGCCGATCTGATGCTGTACACCGCGCAACAAGGAGATAGCATCTGGCTGGGGATCCCCAGCGCGGTGGATCTGCCCTTGTCGACCGTGTTCGCGACCTGGTTGGACAGTTTGGGCACCTACACCCTGTTCGACGGAAGCCTTGGAACGACCACCTCGGAAGAAGCCGTACCAGCGGAGCTGAGCGCCGGACCCAACCCCACCACGGATGTGCTGGAGGTCCGCGATACCGCACGGGGCTTTCGAAGTCTCGCCGTCTTGGACGCCATGGGGCGGACCGTACTGCACCAGGACCTCACCGGCCACCGGACCCATCATCGGCTCCCGGTCTCCGATCTAGCCCCTGGAACTTACCTGCTGCGCACCGATGATGGACGCAGCCTTCGGTTCACCCGCCCATGA
- a CDS encoding acyl carrier protein: MEREQIVERIRETITAVLGHGSFDMKDELTAADVKGWDSLTHMTIITRLEKNFGVKFKLKEINKLKNMGSLIELIGTKLTSG; the protein is encoded by the coding sequence ATGGAACGAGAGCAGATCGTGGAGCGCATCCGTGAGACCATTACCGCCGTGCTGGGCCACGGGTCCTTCGACATGAAGGACGAACTGACCGCAGCCGATGTGAAGGGCTGGGATTCACTCACGCACATGACCATCATCACCCGCTTGGAGAAGAACTTCGGCGTGAAGTTCAAGCTGAAGGAGATCAACAAGCTCAAGAACATGGGCTCGCTCATCGAGCTCATCGGTACAAAACTGACCTCAGGCTGA
- a CDS encoding MBOAT family protein encodes MEITSFGSALFIAVVFGLYWTVARWGGRVQNGVLLLASGLFYGLADHRFLLLLVLSASTNYGIAISLGRIRSRRLRTALFYTGVGLDLGLLCWFKYMAFFRPGIEHLLHAMGFGGDHGLIAVVLPLGISFYTFQMLGYLIDVQREETEPCTDALAFLTYVLFFPKILAGPIERAQRFLPQIGQARNFDMALATDGLRQVLWGLLAKVVIADNASTFVDLVFNAPGTVTASTHLVGALLYFVQIYCDFSGYSNMAIGIAKLFGIRLMTNFNTPFFSVGVNDFWKRWHISLTTWMIDYVFTPLSFLLRDLGRAGTTIAISATFLAVGIWHGANWTFVIFGTVQSLLFLPLALTGSITRSAATTGRLPCVPPFARMAGTFVLMMLCFVLLRSATLQDAITYYRGLLGPGLLSKPEVFPTTVMFMALVFVLVEWVQRGRAHAMDLAGMRMPIWLRWGLYAVIVFVLALMNNTGSYNFIYFQF; translated from the coding sequence ATGGAGATCACATCGTTCGGCTCCGCTCTGTTCATTGCTGTGGTGTTCGGCCTCTATTGGACCGTGGCACGGTGGGGAGGGAGGGTACAGAACGGCGTGCTGCTCCTGGCCAGCGGCCTGTTCTACGGGCTTGCCGATCATCGATTCCTGCTTCTGCTCGTGTTGAGCGCTTCAACGAACTACGGCATCGCCATCTCCCTGGGGCGCATCCGCTCCCGCAGGCTAAGGACCGCGCTGTTCTATACAGGTGTGGGGCTCGACCTGGGGCTGCTCTGCTGGTTCAAGTACATGGCCTTCTTCCGCCCGGGCATCGAACACCTGTTACATGCAATGGGATTCGGCGGAGATCACGGCCTGATCGCCGTAGTGCTGCCCCTGGGCATCAGCTTCTACACCTTTCAGATGCTGGGCTACCTCATCGATGTGCAGCGTGAAGAGACCGAACCCTGCACCGATGCCCTGGCCTTTCTCACCTATGTCCTTTTCTTCCCCAAGATCTTGGCCGGCCCCATCGAGCGGGCTCAGCGGTTCCTGCCGCAGATCGGTCAGGCGCGTAACTTCGATATGGCTCTGGCCACGGATGGCCTTCGGCAAGTGCTGTGGGGCCTGTTGGCGAAGGTGGTCATCGCGGACAATGCCAGCACCTTCGTCGACCTCGTGTTCAACGCTCCGGGCACGGTCACTGCAAGCACTCATCTGGTGGGCGCCCTGCTCTACTTCGTACAGATCTACTGCGACTTTTCGGGCTATTCCAACATGGCCATCGGCATCGCAAAACTGTTCGGCATTCGTTTGATGACCAATTTCAACACGCCCTTTTTCTCCGTGGGCGTGAACGATTTCTGGAAGCGCTGGCACATCTCGCTCACCACTTGGATGATCGATTACGTGTTCACACCACTTTCGTTCCTTCTCCGCGATCTGGGGCGTGCCGGTACCACGATCGCGATCAGCGCCACCTTCCTGGCGGTGGGCATATGGCACGGCGCCAACTGGACCTTCGTGATCTTCGGCACGGTGCAAAGCCTGCTTTTCCTTCCCCTGGCGCTCACCGGTTCCATCACCCGCTCAGCGGCCACGACTGGCCGGCTGCCATGCGTGCCACCGTTCGCACGCATGGCGGGCACCTTCGTACTCATGATGTTGTGCTTCGTGCTACTTCGCTCAGCGACCCTGCAGGATGCCATCACCTACTACCGCGGTCTACTGGGGCCAGGTCTCCTAAGCAAGCCGGAGGTCTTCCCCACTACGGTAATGTTCATGGCCCTGGTGTTCGTGCTGGTGGAGTGGGTGCAACGCGGTCGCGCACATGCCATGGACCTGGCGGGCATGCGCATGCCCATCTGGCTGCGCTGGGGCCTCTATGCCGTCATCGTGTTCGTTCTGGCCCTGATGAACAACACAGGCAGCTACAATTTCATCTACTTCCAGTTCTGA
- a CDS encoding GDP-mannose 4,6-dehydratase: protein MEKPSRHALITGGAGFIGSHLVDRLLADGGWRITVLDNFDPFYPRAVKERNLAGALGHPQLRMVEADLLAPDLETLLGDEPIDLIVHIAAKAGVRPSIADPIGYHRVNVTGTLSLLEMARRRKVPHFILASSSSVYGENPNVPWKESEHGLVPISPYAATKLAAEQFARVHSDLHGMQVTVLRFFTVYGPRQRPDLAIHQFFRKVAAGDTILQFGDGTTQRDYTYVDDIVAGVRAAMDRERGGRYEVYNLGNSGTVMLRELIAAIEREAGRKAVVEVRPEQPGDVPRTFADVSKAGRDLGFHPSTPLSEGLARFHAWFLNEAVAAR from the coding sequence ATGGAAAAGCCATCCCGACATGCGCTCATCACCGGCGGTGCCGGGTTCATTGGAAGCCACCTCGTGGACCGGCTGCTCGCCGATGGCGGTTGGCGGATCACCGTGCTGGACAACTTCGACCCCTTCTATCCGCGGGCGGTGAAGGAGCGGAACCTCGCAGGGGCGCTGGGCCATCCGCAGCTTCGGATGGTGGAGGCCGATCTGCTGGCGCCTGATCTGGAGACCCTGTTGGGGGATGAGCCCATCGACCTCATCGTGCACATCGCGGCCAAGGCCGGTGTACGGCCCAGCATTGCCGACCCCATCGGCTACCACCGGGTGAACGTCACCGGCACGCTCTCCCTGCTGGAGATGGCGCGCCGGCGGAAGGTGCCGCACTTCATCCTGGCCAGCAGCAGCAGCGTGTACGGCGAGAACCCGAACGTGCCGTGGAAGGAGAGCGAGCATGGGCTCGTGCCGATCAGTCCGTACGCCGCCACCAAACTGGCCGCCGAGCAGTTCGCACGGGTGCACTCCGACCTGCACGGCATGCAGGTCACCGTCCTGCGCTTCTTCACGGTCTATGGTCCGCGCCAGCGGCCCGACCTGGCCATCCACCAGTTCTTCCGCAAGGTGGCCGCCGGGGACACCATCCTGCAGTTCGGTGATGGCACCACGCAACGGGACTACACCTACGTGGACGACATCGTGGCCGGCGTTCGTGCGGCGATGGACCGCGAACGGGGCGGGCGCTACGAGGTGTACAACCTGGGCAACAGCGGCACGGTGATGTTGCGTGAGCTGATCGCGGCCATCGAGCGCGAGGCGGGGCGCAAGGCGGTGGTGGAGGTGCGGCCCGAACAGCCCGGGGATGTGCCGCGCACCTTCGCCGACGTGTCCAAAGCGGGGCGCGACCTGGGCTTCCATCCCAGCACTCCGCTGTCCGAAGGGCTGGCGCGGTTCCACGCGTGGTTCCTCAACGAGGCGGTGGCGGCCCGCTGA
- a CDS encoding MBOAT family protein translates to MLFNSFTFALFLPVVFALYWGVARSVTARNLLLIAAGCVFYGWWDWRFLLLLAATSMTDYGVAIAMDRVNDPRRRKAWLMVSLVGNLGTLGVFKYHDFFASSLADAMTRVGLGFDPVLLHVVLPVGISFYTFQALSYTIDVYRGRIAPVRDLPTYLAFIAFFPQLCAGPIERASHMLPQFARQRRFEMDQATDGLRQMLWGLFKKVVVADNCATVVDRIFTGSDHLPAPLLVLGAVLFALQIYGDFSGYSDIAIGCARLFGFELMRNFAFPYFSRDIAEFWRRWHISLSTWFRDYVYIPLGGSRGGTWMSVRNTFAIFLLSGFWHGANWTFLVWGALNAVYFLPLLLGGRNRANLGTVAPGRPLPSLGDAARIAVTFTLTCLAWVFFRAEDLGHAFRYLGRMSDGWLRAGTWNRCLAFLGEHVLLVPAMACTVLLFVVEWVQREQAHGLERLPVQRPLRWAIYLGVLAAVVFAGDHGEQQFIYFQF, encoded by the coding sequence ATGCTGTTCAACAGCTTCACCTTCGCGCTCTTCCTGCCGGTGGTCTTCGCCCTCTACTGGGGCGTGGCCCGGTCGGTGACCGCGCGCAACCTGCTGCTCATCGCGGCCGGCTGCGTGTTCTACGGCTGGTGGGACTGGCGTTTCCTGCTGCTGCTGGCCGCCACCAGCATGACCGACTACGGGGTGGCCATCGCCATGGACCGGGTGAACGACCCGCGCAGGCGAAAGGCCTGGCTCATGGTGAGCCTGGTGGGCAACCTCGGCACGCTCGGCGTCTTCAAGTACCACGATTTCTTCGCCAGCTCCCTGGCCGATGCGATGACGCGTGTGGGCCTCGGCTTCGACCCCGTGCTGCTGCACGTGGTGCTGCCCGTGGGCATCAGCTTCTACACCTTCCAGGCCCTCAGCTATACCATCGACGTGTACCGCGGTCGCATCGCGCCTGTCCGCGACCTGCCCACCTACCTGGCCTTCATCGCCTTCTTCCCACAGCTGTGCGCCGGGCCCATCGAACGCGCCAGCCACATGCTGCCCCAGTTCGCCCGGCAGCGTCGCTTCGAGATGGACCAGGCCACCGACGGTCTGCGCCAGATGCTCTGGGGCCTCTTCAAGAAGGTGGTGGTGGCCGACAACTGCGCCACCGTGGTGGACCGCATCTTCACCGGCAGCGACCACCTCCCGGCCCCCTTGCTCGTGCTGGGCGCCGTGCTCTTCGCCCTGCAGATCTACGGCGACTTCAGCGGCTACAGCGACATCGCCATCGGCTGCGCACGCCTGTTCGGCTTCGAGCTGATGCGCAACTTCGCCTTCCCCTACTTCAGCCGCGACATCGCCGAGTTCTGGCGCCGCTGGCACATCAGCCTCAGCACCTGGTTCCGCGACTACGTCTACATCCCCCTCGGCGGCAGCCGCGGCGGCACCTGGATGAGCGTGCGCAACACCTTCGCCATCTTCCTGCTCAGCGGCTTCTGGCACGGCGCCAACTGGACCTTTCTCGTCTGGGGCGCGCTGAACGCCGTGTACTTCCTGCCGCTGCTCCTGGGCGGACGCAACCGCGCGAACCTCGGCACGGTCGCCCCGGGCCGTCCGCTCCCCTCCCTGGGTGACGCCGCCCGCATCGCCGTCACCTTCACCCTCACCTGCCTGGCCTGGGTCTTCTTCCGCGCCGAGGACCTCGGCCACGCCTTCAGGTATCTGGGGCGCATGAGCGATGGCTGGCTGCGCGCCGGCACCTGGAACCGTTGCCTGGCCTTTCTGGGCGAACATGTGTTGCTCGTCCCGGCCATGGCCTGCACCGTCCTGCTCTTCGTCGTGGAATGGGTGCAGCGCGAGCAGGCACATGGGCTGGAACGCCTGCCCGTACAGCGCCCCCTGCGCTGGGCCATCTACCTGGGCGTGCTCGCCGCGGTGGTCTTCGCCGGCGACCATGGCGAGCAACAGTTCATCTACTTCCAGTTCTGA
- a CDS encoding glycosyltransferase family 4 protein, whose translation MGSRVIGISHKTRYWQHYVFSHPPEGYRYSRMVDIPWHMTGIVSAFLWHTRYFFPVKRCDLFHTYNCIVANRHPWVIEVESYLPRYKPMREDHPLFRWGLRRLASDDCRALFYTSEHTFRMNRDKLVAAGVDPAKMHVVYRAVEQYTRGEKDPGTFTILFAGNGFYRKGGIELLKAFQRLGRPEARLVIVSSLEVDWGVFPTDADRQWAERTIAEDARITLYRGLPHHELLQRMRTADVFVSTTFADPFNNTILEAMGAQLPVIGSRISSLPEIVQHDRNGWLLEVEGRDSDSIADDIVLHLRRLMDDATLLLRMGDASLEVVREKFDIRVRNARLIALYGRALGD comes from the coding sequence ATGGGCTCGCGCGTCATCGGCATCTCGCACAAGACCCGCTACTGGCAGCACTACGTGTTCAGCCACCCACCGGAGGGCTACCGCTACTCGCGGATGGTGGACATCCCGTGGCATATGACGGGCATCGTGAGCGCCTTCCTGTGGCACACGCGCTACTTCTTTCCGGTGAAGCGCTGCGACCTGTTCCACACCTACAACTGCATCGTGGCCAACCGCCACCCGTGGGTGATCGAGGTGGAGAGCTACCTGCCGCGCTACAAGCCCATGCGCGAGGACCATCCGCTGTTCCGATGGGGGCTGCGGCGCCTGGCCTCGGATGATTGCCGGGCCCTGTTCTACACCAGCGAGCACACCTTCCGCATGAACCGCGACAAGCTGGTGGCCGCAGGGGTCGACCCCGCCAAGATGCATGTGGTGTACCGGGCGGTGGAGCAGTACACCCGTGGTGAGAAGGATCCCGGCACCTTCACCATCCTGTTCGCCGGGAACGGCTTCTACCGCAAGGGCGGCATCGAGCTGCTGAAGGCCTTCCAGCGCCTGGGGCGTCCGGAGGCGCGGCTGGTCATCGTCAGCAGCCTGGAGGTCGACTGGGGTGTGTTCCCCACGGATGCGGACCGGCAGTGGGCCGAGCGCACCATCGCGGAGGATGCACGCATCACCCTGTATCGCGGCCTGCCGCACCACGAGCTGCTCCAGCGGATGCGCACCGCCGACGTGTTCGTCAGCACCACCTTCGCCGACCCCTTCAACAACACCATCCTGGAGGCGATGGGCGCCCAGCTGCCGGTGATCGGTTCGCGCATCAGCTCACTGCCCGAGATCGTGCAGCACGACCGCAACGGCTGGCTGCTGGAGGTGGAGGGCCGCGACAGTGACAGCATCGCCGATGACATCGTGCTGCACCTCCGCCGCCTGATGGACGATGCCACGCTGCTGCTCCGCATGGGAGATGCCTCGCTGGAGGTCGTCCGGGAAAAGTTCGACATCCGCGTCCGCAACGCCCGCCTCATCGCGCTCTACGGCAGGGCGCTGGGCGACTGA
- a CDS encoding GNAT family N-acetyltransferase — MKGELIRRATPVDIPFLVEAIVSAEKSGTDRCGLATLFGQSEAQVRTHIAAMLNEEVDGCELSVSSFLVSVVDGEPAAAVAGWVEGWQDDLPSGLLKSNLIGATFAPEALEHLRHHADVLAGIRVERDKDTLQLDYVFTADRFRGMGCAARLIEAHLRLARTIMPPWSKAQVQAFSGNVRAIRVYERLGFTVVRKFAALHPRVTDFLPSAEKVLLERAL; from the coding sequence ATGAAAGGTGAGCTAATCCGGCGCGCTACGCCGGTCGACATTCCGTTCCTGGTGGAGGCCATTGTGTCAGCTGAGAAGAGCGGTACCGATCGCTGCGGTTTGGCCACTCTTTTCGGACAGAGCGAAGCGCAGGTACGCACACACATCGCTGCCATGCTGAACGAGGAGGTGGATGGTTGCGAGCTCTCCGTGAGCAGTTTCCTCGTGTCCGTCGTGGATGGCGAGCCTGCTGCAGCTGTGGCTGGATGGGTGGAGGGGTGGCAGGATGATCTGCCTTCGGGCTTGCTGAAGTCCAACCTGATAGGGGCCACCTTCGCCCCCGAAGCCTTGGAGCACCTGCGACACCATGCTGATGTGCTCGCCGGTATCCGCGTGGAACGCGACAAGGATACCTTGCAGCTCGACTACGTATTCACCGCGGACCGTTTCCGCGGGATGGGATGCGCCGCTCGACTGATCGAGGCGCATCTGCGCTTGGCGCGCACGATCATGCCGCCTTGGAGCAAGGCCCAGGTACAGGCATTCAGTGGCAATGTACGAGCCATTCGTGTTTACGAGCGGCTCGGCTTCACGGTGGTCCGTAAGTTCGCTGCGCTCCATCCCCGGGTCACCGATTTCCTGCCATCGGCTGAAAAGGTGCTCCTGGAAAGAGCGCTATAG
- a CDS encoding CotH kinase family protein, with protein MIHATTDGRTPTAIDRVVHGPLPVRADRHAVERLMRIPTSVQWRPPIPGLPAAFTVRATACVEGACGPVTGRTVLLHEHVLPVLALTAEPGAFFDPDTGIYGLGHGIFRTDEEVVQRFPRDHRWWKYPGNFQFRGRAWERSAQAELFDGRGTPIWSGPVKLRINGNNTRGFPQHALRMRLPQTSVAWCGEARGIGHRVLVLRAGGNDQADSFLRDVVQHRLCSALPFHTSGARAVVVYLNGAYWGLHHLRERIDARELARRHGGDADAYTVLEDRLLLYDGDQAEVKRFERMITMAERWDPNGRSYADSLERRMDVDGFLSYMAAQIILGNLDWPGQNVKYWRWTGPADTLGAPRDGRWRFMMGDSDMGLGYAGPVTTDVFLHVERHQGPVAQLYKAILRSPAIRQRSRTIVLDMLQGDLSDRAMVAAIDAGAAELAPEMTQHVARWRRPSSVSEWTRKVEELRSFARLRGEVVRTQLDRHLPAH; from the coding sequence GTGATCCATGCGACCACCGATGGGCGCACGCCGACGGCCATCGACAGGGTTGTTCACGGACCCCTGCCGGTGCGGGCCGATCGCCATGCGGTGGAGCGGCTCATGCGGATCCCGACCTCGGTGCAATGGCGACCTCCGATACCGGGGCTTCCGGCGGCGTTCACGGTCCGGGCCACGGCCTGCGTGGAGGGTGCGTGCGGTCCGGTGACCGGCCGAACGGTGCTGCTGCACGAGCATGTGCTGCCGGTGCTTGCCCTGACGGCCGAACCCGGCGCGTTCTTCGATCCGGACACGGGCATTTACGGGCTTGGGCATGGCATCTTCCGCACGGATGAGGAGGTCGTCCAACGCTTCCCGCGGGACCATCGGTGGTGGAAGTACCCCGGTAACTTCCAGTTCCGGGGCAGGGCCTGGGAGCGATCGGCTCAGGCCGAGCTGTTCGATGGGCGTGGAACGCCCATCTGGTCGGGACCGGTGAAGCTGCGCATCAACGGCAACAACACCCGGGGTTTCCCGCAGCATGCACTTCGCATGAGATTACCTCAGACCTCCGTGGCCTGGTGCGGAGAGGCACGTGGCATCGGCCATCGGGTGCTAGTGCTGCGGGCCGGTGGGAACGACCAGGCGGACAGCTTCCTGCGCGATGTGGTGCAGCACCGGCTTTGCAGCGCGTTACCCTTCCATACCTCAGGGGCCAGGGCGGTGGTGGTGTACCTCAATGGCGCGTATTGGGGCCTCCACCATCTGCGTGAGCGGATCGACGCGCGGGAGCTGGCGCGAAGGCATGGCGGCGATGCGGATGCGTACACCGTGCTGGAGGACCGCCTGCTGCTTTACGATGGAGATCAGGCCGAGGTGAAGCGCTTTGAACGCATGATCACCATGGCCGAACGCTGGGACCCGAATGGCCGGTCCTACGCGGACAGCCTTGAGCGCCGGATGGACGTGGACGGCTTCCTGTCCTATATGGCGGCGCAGATCATCCTGGGCAACCTCGACTGGCCCGGTCAGAACGTGAAGTACTGGCGATGGACGGGGCCGGCCGATACCTTGGGTGCGCCGCGTGATGGCCGATGGCGGTTCATGATGGGCGACAGCGACATGGGCCTGGGCTATGCCGGACCGGTGACCACCGATGTCTTCCTGCACGTGGAACGCCATCAGGGACCGGTGGCCCAGTTGTACAAGGCCATCCTACGGTCACCAGCGATCCGCCAGCGTTCCCGCACCATCGTGCTCGACATGCTCCAGGGAGACCTCTCCGACCGGGCCATGGTGGCGGCGATCGATGCCGGGGCGGCCGAGCTTGCTCCGGAGATGACCCAGCACGTGGCGCGGTGGCGCAGACCCTCCTCCGTGTCGGAATGGACGCGGAAGGTGGAGGAACTGCGCAGCTTTGCACGGCTGCGGGGCGAGGTCGTGCGCACCCAGCTTGACCGGCACCTGCCTGCACACTGA
- a CDS encoding amino acid adenylation domain-containing protein, which translates to MNLWMPTDLRERMLARSAERAVRALPMVFSSPTFALRTPAMNVFHALETSLSRHHDRAAFFINGMTYTYSQFTERIDAQRAWLRAHLSAEEKLVGLLGHDELDTYASIMALWAEGKAYLPLAPHAPPDRNDGIITKAGVRVLLSAREHEHPGAFTLVRTDILPSAPSLGPFVPSDATELAYVLFTSGTTGQPKGVPITRSNLQAFIEAQACMAITIGPDDRCLQMFELTFDVSVMSYVLALMNGACVHTVPQNVIKPLFIAELMEGRALTWAAMVPSVITYLRPYFDEMCYPSLKACVFAGEALPLELTAAWSACAPNARIFNAYGPTEHTIVCTKYLFRREGGNKELNGIMAIGASMGDSRLVLVDEDLRILPSGSKGELCLSGPQLTSGYWNDPERTAEVMFTTSHEGRPTRFYRTGDLCYMDDEQDIIYLGRIDQQAKIQGFRVELGEVEHYARVFLGSVNVAALAVQNEFGTTEIALCIEGPGPVPDDLIDRMRTKLPAYMIPNRVRCVRQFPLGTSGKTDRNALRTQFMATT; encoded by the coding sequence ATGAACCTGTGGATGCCAACGGATCTTCGCGAACGGATGCTTGCGCGATCAGCGGAACGCGCAGTGAGGGCGCTACCGATGGTGTTCAGTTCTCCTACTTTCGCACTGCGAACGCCAGCGATGAATGTTTTCCACGCCCTTGAGACCTCGTTGAGCAGGCATCACGATCGTGCGGCCTTCTTCATCAATGGTATGACCTACACCTATTCGCAGTTCACCGAGCGCATCGACGCGCAGCGGGCTTGGTTGCGAGCCCATCTGTCGGCCGAGGAGAAGCTGGTGGGGCTGCTGGGCCATGACGAGTTGGACACCTACGCCAGCATCATGGCCTTGTGGGCTGAAGGGAAGGCCTATTTGCCTTTGGCGCCGCACGCTCCGCCAGATCGCAACGACGGCATCATCACCAAGGCCGGGGTGCGTGTGTTGCTGTCGGCGCGAGAGCACGAGCATCCGGGTGCCTTCACATTGGTCCGCACCGATATCCTGCCCTCGGCCCCTTCGCTCGGGCCCTTTGTGCCCTCGGATGCAACGGAGCTGGCATATGTTCTCTTCACCTCCGGCACCACGGGCCAACCCAAGGGCGTGCCCATCACCCGATCCAACCTGCAGGCATTCATTGAGGCACAGGCGTGCATGGCCATCACCATCGGCCCCGACGATCGCTGCCTGCAGATGTTCGAGCTCACGTTCGACGTGTCGGTGATGTCGTACGTGCTGGCCTTGATGAACGGTGCCTGTGTGCACACCGTTCCGCAGAACGTGATCAAACCTTTGTTCATAGCCGAACTGATGGAGGGTCGGGCACTTACCTGGGCCGCTATGGTGCCATCTGTGATCACGTACCTGCGGCCCTACTTTGACGAGATGTGCTACCCTTCTCTGAAGGCCTGCGTGTTCGCCGGGGAGGCGCTGCCGCTCGAACTCACTGCGGCATGGAGCGCCTGCGCCCCCAACGCGCGCATCTTCAACGCGTACGGGCCCACTGAGCATACCATCGTGTGCACGAAGTACCTGTTCAGGCGCGAAGGTGGTAACAAGGAGCTCAACGGTATCATGGCCATCGGGGCTTCCATGGGCGACTCACGTTTGGTATTGGTGGATGAGGATCTGCGCATTCTGCCATCAGGCTCCAAAGGTGAGCTGTGTCTTTCAGGTCCCCAGCTAACATCAGGCTATTGGAACGATCCCGAGCGCACCGCCGAGGTGATGTTCACTACATCGCATGAAGGTCGGCCCACGCGCTTCTACCGTACCGGGGATCTTTGCTACATGGACGATGAGCAGGACATCATCTACTTGGGCCGCATCGATCAACAGGCGAAGATCCAGGGATTCCGTGTGGAGCTGGGCGAGGTTGAACATTACGCGCGGGTCTTCCTGGGTAGCGTGAACGTTGCGGCCCTTGCCGTGCAGAACGAGTTCGGAACCACCGAGATAGCCCTGTGCATCGAGGGGCCGGGGCCCGTGCCCGATGATCTGATCGACCGGATGCGCACCAAGCTGCCGGCGTATATGATACCGAACCGTGTGCGTTGCGTACGGCAATTCCCCTTGGGGACCAGCGGCAAGACGGACCGCAATGCCTTGCGTACCCAGTTCATGGCCACGACGTGA